In Leptospira limi, a single genomic region encodes these proteins:
- a CDS encoding LA_2486 family SGNH/GDSL-type esterase, with amino-acid sequence MKKFFNLLFKFSLVFGILLFLGEGYFRFQQQTPNEELRYKKIHCLKDWSEIRLCPNVKEGFTRRDGKPWDIQTDEMGERITNSNLSETNQTEVWLLGDSMAMGYGLPTEKTIAFLLETKYKIKTRVVAVDAIGTNGISNLYLDTFNQTNNKPNFIYWIWNPSDFIDDVREKKGIQKYLYPIHFYLSRNSSLYNTLLPSRQMNVYTNGIPTLYPNSHPTYSFLKTFIQNRIHNKEQWKILFSWGMAPNGTPDTNDPNYDVAKRFFASEGMATIDLRAETKVLFSQKKQIYIPNDGHPDEDLAKLFAEAIANDYKKSH; translated from the coding sequence TTGAAAAAATTCTTTAATCTACTATTCAAATTTAGTTTAGTTTTCGGTATCCTACTCTTTTTGGGAGAGGGATACTTTCGCTTCCAACAACAAACTCCAAACGAAGAACTCCGCTATAAAAAAATACATTGTCTGAAAGATTGGTCGGAAATCCGTTTGTGTCCGAATGTAAAGGAAGGGTTCACTCGTCGAGATGGAAAACCATGGGACATCCAAACCGATGAGATGGGAGAAAGGATAACTAATTCAAACCTTTCAGAAACAAATCAAACAGAAGTTTGGTTACTTGGTGATTCAATGGCGATGGGTTATGGATTACCTACTGAAAAAACCATCGCATTTTTGTTAGAAACTAAATACAAAATCAAAACACGTGTGGTTGCTGTGGATGCAATTGGCACGAATGGAATTTCGAATTTGTATTTGGATACTTTCAATCAAACAAATAACAAACCAAACTTCATCTATTGGATATGGAATCCTTCTGATTTTATCGATGACGTAAGGGAAAAAAAGGGAATTCAGAAATACCTATACCCCATCCACTTTTACCTATCAAGAAATTCATCACTCTATAACACACTCCTACCATCTCGTCAAATGAATGTGTATACGAATGGAATTCCGACTCTTTATCCAAACTCTCATCCCACCTATTCGTTTTTAAAAACATTCATTCAAAACAGAATCCACAACAAAGAACAATGGAAAATTTTATTCTCTTGGGGAATGGCCCCGAATGGAACACCTGATACAAATGATCCGAATTATGATGTTGCAAAAAGATTCTTTGCATCGGAAGGAATGGCTACCATTGACCTACGCGCAGAGACCAAGGTTTTGTTTTCTCAAAAAAAACAAATCTACATCCCAAACGATGGTCACCCAGATGAAGATTTGGCAAAACTGTTTGCAGAGGCCATAGCCAATGACTACAAAAAGTCCCACTAG
- a CDS encoding LA_2490 family SGNH/GDSL-type esterase: MILNWKRWGAIVLLFPFALLFLEGIFRLANPPALRYYRDVKLLHAYHPEYGVTLAPNESRFVRHYADLWQGQFTTNSLGLRGLEEPIPEKPKLVCLGDSLVMGFGVSDEDTFCSKLNGYEENGTLYQSLNFGVDAYGSLGSYKRLKDLSNKIPNIKKVLFFISPNDFTMPEELRAQGILPDDENDALHENDQEWKNKFRIQFELTRVSYLLQALKLAYEQTKVKWAQTKYIMNMDSNQIMESPLQYLKEAFIIPVKKVTCENSDTFICPTPIPNLQIQCSDTPINTDDLEPLPETTTRAYDQMIQFSKEKGFEWIPVLLPMQIEEVYCRQLGKYNRLGNYALRAKRYLESKRIRTLEILPYTDNMCGREFTIHGKTKKAGIQDYYIPGDGHLTKLGNLWASESIRSALKETK; the protein is encoded by the coding sequence ATGATCTTAAACTGGAAACGATGGGGAGCCATTGTCCTACTTTTCCCGTTCGCTTTATTGTTCTTGGAAGGGATCTTTCGCCTTGCCAATCCTCCTGCCTTACGTTATTACCGTGATGTTAAACTTTTGCATGCATACCACCCAGAATATGGCGTCACTCTTGCCCCAAATGAAAGCAGGTTTGTCCGACACTATGCGGACCTCTGGCAAGGGCAATTCACAACAAATTCCCTTGGGCTACGTGGCTTAGAAGAACCCATTCCAGAAAAACCCAAACTCGTTTGCCTAGGCGATAGTCTTGTGATGGGATTTGGAGTTTCTGACGAGGATACGTTTTGTTCGAAACTCAATGGATATGAGGAAAATGGAACCCTGTACCAAAGTTTAAATTTTGGAGTTGATGCTTATGGTTCTCTTGGATCCTACAAACGCCTAAAAGATTTATCTAACAAAATTCCAAATATCAAAAAGGTTCTCTTTTTTATCTCTCCGAATGACTTTACCATGCCTGAGGAATTACGTGCACAAGGGATTTTGCCTGATGATGAAAATGATGCCCTCCACGAAAATGATCAAGAATGGAAAAATAAATTTCGCATTCAGTTTGAACTCACTCGTGTTTCTTATTTATTACAAGCACTGAAACTTGCTTATGAACAAACAAAAGTAAAATGGGCACAAACCAAATACATCATGAATATGGATTCCAATCAAATTATGGAATCCCCTCTCCAGTATTTAAAAGAAGCATTTATAATACCTGTCAAAAAGGTTACATGCGAAAATTCTGATACATTCATTTGCCCCACTCCCATTCCTAATTTACAAATCCAATGTTCAGATACTCCAATCAATACAGATGACCTAGAGCCACTTCCTGAAACCACTACGAGAGCCTATGATCAGATGATTCAGTTTTCGAAAGAGAAAGGTTTCGAATGGATTCCAGTTTTATTACCGATGCAAATTGAAGAGGTGTATTGCCGTCAGCTTGGCAAATACAATCGATTAGGAAATTATGCTCTTAGAGCAAAACGGTATTTAGAATCCAAAAGGATCAGAACGTTGGAAATTTTACCATACACCGACAATATGTGTGGCCGTGAATTTACCATACATGGAAAAACAAAAAAAGCAGGCATCCAAGATTATTATATTCCTGGTGATGGCCACCTAACAAAACTCGGAAATCTTTGGGCATCTGAATCCATTCGATCTGCCTTAAAGGAAACAAAGTAA
- a CDS encoding MBOAT family O-acyltransferase codes for MLFNSVHYLIFAPVVIFIYFLIPKRFQGLWLFIVSLYFYAIFRIPFLILLVFSFVITKLAVDYMEETQSKNKKIFWLNVAVWSNLSLLFVFKYLDFSITVWNQTFSFTPCDPEFVQKSGILLPMGISFFTLQAVSYAVDVYKGVVERAKSIFHFGLFLSFFPQLVAGPILRASDVLHQFLDSKDFTKDNLKHGLKQLFWGIFKKTFIADPVSYVIDPIYANPTEYNWIAMWIAAFLFAVQIYCDFSGYSDIAIGTARILGFHIPKNFDRPFLSGTLSELWRRWHISFSSWLRDYVYITLGGNRRGEILAYVNLFITTFVSGIWHGADWTFVFWGTLHSTMMVVEKFVFKFETMRTAWNKVPRYIQPIYPVGVFVLSCFFFRAKATPEVPTGMGITNIMLERAFTGAVGQFPQMSLSLVVLVGFLFFIDIMQDKKEDRFAFITDNLYFLVPTCILLYVTSFIIYSVTVSSPFLYFQF; via the coding sequence ATGCTCTTTAACTCAGTTCATTATTTAATCTTCGCACCAGTAGTCATATTCATTTATTTCCTAATTCCAAAACGATTCCAAGGATTATGGTTATTCATTGTTAGTTTGTATTTTTATGCAATTTTCAGAATTCCATTTCTCATTTTACTCGTTTTCTCTTTTGTCATCACAAAACTTGCAGTCGATTATATGGAGGAAACCCAATCAAAAAATAAAAAGATTTTTTGGTTAAACGTAGCGGTTTGGAGTAATTTAAGTTTATTGTTTGTATTTAAGTATTTAGATTTCTCAATCACAGTCTGGAACCAAACTTTTTCCTTCACTCCCTGTGATCCTGAGTTTGTTCAAAAATCCGGAATTTTACTTCCCATGGGGATTAGTTTTTTCACCCTCCAAGCTGTTTCGTATGCGGTAGATGTTTACAAAGGTGTTGTAGAAAGAGCTAAATCCATTTTCCACTTTGGTCTTTTTTTGTCATTTTTCCCACAACTTGTGGCAGGACCTATCTTACGCGCAAGTGATGTATTACATCAATTTTTAGATTCTAAGGACTTCACAAAAGACAATCTAAAACATGGATTAAAACAACTCTTTTGGGGAATCTTTAAAAAAACATTCATTGCAGATCCTGTATCGTATGTGATCGATCCTATCTATGCAAATCCAACGGAATACAATTGGATTGCGATGTGGATTGCAGCCTTTTTATTCGCAGTTCAAATTTATTGTGATTTTTCAGGTTACTCAGATATTGCAATTGGTACGGCAAGAATTCTTGGCTTTCATATTCCCAAAAACTTTGACCGACCTTTTTTATCGGGTACACTTAGTGAACTTTGGAGAAGATGGCATATCTCGTTTAGTTCCTGGCTGAGAGATTATGTATACATTACGTTAGGTGGTAACCGTAGAGGTGAAATTTTAGCTTATGTCAATTTATTCATTACTACATTTGTTTCTGGAATTTGGCACGGTGCGGATTGGACTTTTGTGTTTTGGGGCACTCTCCACTCCACAATGATGGTGGTTGAAAAATTTGTTTTTAAATTTGAAACTATGCGTACTGCCTGGAACAAAGTCCCTAGATACATCCAACCAATTTACCCAGTGGGTGTTTTTGTATTGTCTTGTTTTTTCTTTCGTGCGAAAGCAACTCCAGAAGTCCCCACAGGAATGGGTATCACCAATATTATGTTAGAACGAGCGTTTACAGGCGCGGTTGGCCAATTCCCTCAAATGAGTCTCAGCTTGGTTGTGTTAGTTGGATTTTTATTCTTTATTGATATCATGCAAGATAAGAAAGAAGATCGATTTGCATTTATCACAGACAATTTGTACTTTTTAGTCCCAACTTGCATATTGCTCTATGTGACATCGTTTATCATTTATAGCGTAACAGTTTCCAGTCCATTTTTATACTTCCAATTCTAA
- a CDS encoding LemA family protein has translation MTKLFRTIILFSLMTTLFTNCGYNRIQELDEEVSASWAEVLNQYKRRADLVPNLVSAVKGFANQEKDIMKGIAEARAKIGSIQATPELVNNPESLKQFDQAQGQLGSALSRLLMIQENYPQLKSDQHFSDLMAQLEGTENRITVARNRFIKATKEFNVYIRQFPAVLTAKAFGYESKATFTVEDQKTIENAPKVEF, from the coding sequence ATGACAAAACTGTTTCGAACCATCATTCTATTTTCCCTCATGACAACTTTATTCACCAATTGTGGTTACAATCGAATCCAAGAGTTGGATGAAGAAGTTTCGGCTTCTTGGGCAGAAGTGCTCAACCAATACAAAAGAAGAGCTGATTTAGTTCCCAATTTAGTTTCTGCAGTGAAGGGTTTTGCAAACCAAGAAAAAGATATCATGAAAGGGATTGCCGAAGCAAGAGCAAAAATTGGATCCATCCAAGCGACTCCTGAACTTGTTAACAATCCTGAAAGTTTAAAACAATTTGACCAAGCACAAGGACAACTGGGTTCTGCATTGTCTAGACTCCTTATGATCCAAGAAAACTATCCACAGTTAAAATCAGACCAACATTTTTCAGACCTGATGGCACAACTAGAAGGAACTGAAAATCGTATCACTGTTGCAAGGAACCGATTCATTAAAGCTACAAAAGAGTTTAATGTTTATATTCGTCAATTCCCTGCAGTTTTAACTGCAAAAGCATTTGGATATGAATCAAAAGCAACATTCACTGTCGAAGACCAAAAGACGATAGAAAATGCCCCGAAAGTTGAATTCTAA
- a CDS encoding DUF1343 domain-containing protein has translation MKFLKNIQKLNGCQAGILTNQSAFGYLGKYHFQTYSEIFNLKTIFLPEHGLFAELQDQVSGDELSYLFGDMQIVNLYGKEESSLVPPKESLKNLDVVIIDIKDVGSRYYTFLTTAYYILEELSKLKKETGKSPVFLVIDCPNPIGTKVEGSPLQETYQSFVGVKSVLHRHGLTPGGLLTYYNETFHLNVDVVVVPVGVFHPTKVTSFEWVPPSPNIPTQNTCYVYPGMCLLEGTNLSEGRGTTKPFETFGAPYLLGKEKLELDKRLLSHQKGRFLLRNLRFLPTFHKYAGIICEGYQLMVLKPKQFHSLYFTLYFLKQVHELFPKQFEFLKGVYEFRSDRPAIELLAGDSYLLDYLHGKHSDSDLERYLEENETVWNKAIKPFRY, from the coding sequence ATGAAGTTTCTGAAGAATATACAAAAGTTAAATGGTTGTCAGGCGGGCATTTTAACGAATCAAAGTGCCTTTGGTTATCTCGGAAAGTATCATTTCCAAACCTATTCTGAAATCTTCAATTTAAAAACTATCTTTTTGCCCGAACACGGATTGTTTGCTGAGTTACAAGACCAAGTAAGTGGAGATGAGTTGTCTTATCTTTTTGGAGACATGCAAATTGTAAATTTGTATGGTAAGGAAGAGAGTAGTTTAGTCCCACCGAAAGAGAGTTTGAAAAATTTAGATGTAGTGATCATCGATATTAAAGATGTTGGTTCACGTTATTATACATTTTTAACGACTGCCTATTATATCTTAGAAGAACTTTCTAAATTAAAAAAAGAAACTGGTAAATCACCAGTCTTTTTAGTAATCGATTGTCCCAATCCAATTGGTACAAAAGTGGAAGGAAGTCCCTTACAGGAAACTTACCAATCGTTTGTAGGTGTCAAATCAGTCCTCCACCGCCATGGTCTCACACCAGGAGGTTTATTGACATATTATAATGAAACGTTTCATTTGAATGTTGATGTAGTAGTTGTTCCTGTTGGTGTTTTCCACCCAACGAAGGTTACATCGTTTGAATGGGTTCCTCCATCCCCCAATATTCCAACACAAAACACTTGTTATGTGTATCCAGGTATGTGTTTATTAGAGGGAACAAACTTATCGGAAGGAAGAGGCACAACAAAACCATTCGAAACATTTGGTGCACCTTATCTATTGGGCAAAGAAAAGTTAGAATTGGATAAACGATTGTTATCCCACCAAAAAGGTAGGTTTTTATTACGTAATTTACGTTTTTTGCCTACATTTCATAAATATGCGGGAATCATTTGTGAGGGTTACCAATTAATGGTTTTGAAACCCAAACAATTCCATTCATTGTACTTCACCTTGTATTTTTTAAAACAAGTGCATGAATTGTTTCCAAAACAATTTGAGTTTTTAAAAGGAGTGTATGAGTTTCGATCGGACAGACCAGCCATTGAACTTCTTGCTGGTGATTCCTATTTACTTGACTATCTGCACGGAAAACATTCCGATTCTGACCTAGAAAGGTATTTGGAAGAAAACGAAACAGTTTGGAACAAGGCAATAAAACCATTTCGGTACTAA
- a CDS encoding prephenate dehydrogenase: MKLDRILIYGMGLMGGSLSLAIREKYPNAEISAVVRSKKSKTTILSKKLANHVFTLEENPKIEWEYFDLVVFSTPVATVLKLIPSLPKSGKTIYIDLGSTKQSIVDLVNSHFGDNEHNYISTHPMCGSEQTGPEAAVPSLYVDKLCILTKPTLASQTSFDFVKQFWELIGSWTIQMDAKVHDETLAYVSHLPHVISTILVNVAGKNQTTMDQVNSIRKPITGGGFRDMSRIAGSNAEMWVSIFKENQSFLIDSIDQFISQLTEFRNLFLDDVGLDESKMISIWESALEKKETIQKNK; the protein is encoded by the coding sequence ATGAAACTTGATCGTATCCTCATTTATGGAATGGGGCTTATGGGTGGATCTTTGTCTCTTGCCATTCGAGAAAAGTATCCAAATGCAGAAATTAGTGCGGTTGTTCGTTCTAAAAAAAGTAAAACAACAATCCTTTCGAAAAAATTGGCAAATCATGTATTCACATTAGAAGAAAATCCAAAGATTGAATGGGAATATTTTGATTTAGTTGTATTCAGTACACCTGTTGCAACTGTACTGAAACTCATTCCCAGTTTACCAAAATCAGGAAAGACAATTTATATTGATTTGGGATCCACCAAACAGTCAATTGTTGATCTTGTGAATAGTCATTTTGGTGATAACGAACACAATTATATTTCAACACATCCAATGTGTGGATCTGAACAAACTGGACCGGAAGCTGCAGTGCCAAGTTTGTATGTTGATAAACTTTGTATTTTAACAAAACCTACATTGGCGAGCCAAACAAGCTTTGATTTTGTGAAACAATTTTGGGAATTGATAGGTTCGTGGACCATTCAAATGGATGCAAAGGTCCATGATGAAACTTTGGCATATGTTTCTCATTTGCCACATGTGATTTCGACAATCCTTGTGAATGTTGCTGGTAAAAATCAAACAACGATGGACCAAGTAAATTCAATCCGAAAACCAATTACAGGTGGGGGGTTTCGTGATATGTCGAGGATAGCGGGCTCAAATGCGGAGATGTGGGTTTCTATTTTTAAAGAGAATCAATCCTTTCTCATCGATTCAATTGATCAATTCATTTCCCAACTTACAGAATTTAGAAATTTATTTTTAGATGATGTTGGACTAGATGAATCCAAAATGATTTCCATTTGGGAATCAGCACTCGAGAAAAAAGAAACAATTCAAAAAAACAAATGA
- the pheA gene encoding prephenate dehydratase translates to MSNAEEELKKLRSGIDSLDTQIIDLIQKRAGFAQEIGRVKKESGGPIYRPDREKDVYEKVTQLSKGPLPASVIRAIYREMMSGTIALEHPLKIGFLGPEGSFSHSALRSKFGTSIEAVPQTSIPDVFRMVEEEKLDYGVVPVENSTEGQVSSTLDMFLETDLTVYSELYQRISFSLLGFETDLAAVKRIYGIRIGNEQCRNWISANLPNAEVVDTSSTAMAAKLVSERKDGLAIASKIAGEIYKLNVIAEGIEDYSGNTTRFLVIGKTESPVTKEDKTSIVFSIPNQTGSLFQILKTFHDASVNLTKIESRPLKRNLWEYHFFIDFLGHKADPKIKSLLETVKSQCTIFKLLGSYPTAGSFPT, encoded by the coding sequence ATGAGTAATGCAGAAGAAGAATTAAAAAAACTCCGTTCTGGTATTGACTCACTGGACACTCAAATCATTGATCTCATCCAAAAAAGAGCAGGGTTTGCACAAGAGATTGGCCGTGTGAAAAAAGAATCGGGTGGTCCCATTTACCGACCTGATCGTGAAAAAGATGTATATGAAAAAGTCACACAACTTTCGAAAGGCCCTTTACCTGCTTCTGTGATACGAGCCATTTACCGGGAGATGATGTCTGGAACGATTGCCTTAGAACACCCGTTAAAGATTGGTTTTTTAGGTCCAGAAGGAAGTTTTTCTCATTCCGCTTTACGTTCCAAATTTGGGACATCAATTGAAGCGGTTCCACAGACTTCGATTCCCGACGTATTCCGAATGGTGGAAGAAGAAAAATTAGATTATGGTGTTGTCCCTGTTGAAAATTCAACAGAAGGACAAGTGAGTTCCACTTTGGATATGTTTCTTGAAACAGACCTCACCGTGTATTCGGAACTTTACCAAAGGATTTCTTTTTCATTATTAGGTTTTGAAACTGACCTTGCTGCAGTGAAACGAATTTATGGGATCCGAATTGGAAATGAACAATGTCGGAATTGGATTTCAGCTAACTTACCCAATGCGGAAGTTGTGGATACTTCTTCCACTGCCATGGCAGCAAAATTAGTATCAGAACGAAAAGATGGCCTTGCCATTGCATCCAAAATTGCGGGAGAAATTTACAAACTAAACGTGATCGCGGAAGGGATTGAAGATTATTCAGGAAATACCACAAGGTTTTTAGTCATAGGGAAAACAGAATCACCCGTGACAAAAGAAGATAAAACTTCGATTGTTTTTTCCATTCCTAACCAAACAGGTTCTTTATTTCAAATACTCAAAACCTTTCATGATGCTTCCGTGAATTTAACAAAAATTGAATCTAGACCACTCAAACGAAATTTATGGGAGTATCATTTTTTCATCGATTTTCTTGGTCACAAAGCAGATCCAAAAATTAAGTCTCTACTCGAAACAGTAAAATCTCAATGTACAATCTTTAAACTGCTTGGATCATATCCTACCGCAGGATCTTTCCCGACATGA
- the scpB gene encoding SMC-Scp complex subunit ScpB, whose amino-acid sequence MEERNYTKGLLEALLFLSSDPIKLSALAKSCGIEKTEARELLDELILDYQEREGGFLLREIAGGYQFITNQKYSEILSHIFKDKKRETLSRGTLDTLAIIAYKQPITLTELDEIRGVSSRAMVASLMSKKLVKAVGQKEVPGRPTLYGTTNEFLLHFGLSKLTDLPTPVEVKELKFEDFTPESIIVTDETEMNPDFDLDSLPEELKEENPNE is encoded by the coding sequence TTGGAAGAAAGAAACTATACAAAGGGCCTTCTTGAGGCACTTCTCTTTTTATCTTCAGATCCAATCAAATTATCTGCACTGGCTAAGTCTTGTGGAATTGAAAAAACAGAAGCAAGAGAACTTTTAGATGAATTGATTCTTGATTACCAAGAAAGAGAAGGTGGTTTTTTACTCAGAGAAATCGCTGGTGGATACCAATTCATTACAAATCAAAAATACAGCGAAATTCTATCTCATATTTTTAAAGATAAAAAAAGGGAAACTCTTTCTCGGGGAACACTCGACACTCTTGCCATCATTGCTTACAAACAACCAATCACCTTGACTGAGTTAGATGAGATTCGTGGAGTTTCATCAAGGGCCATGGTGGCAAGTCTCATGTCCAAAAAATTGGTGAAAGCTGTCGGACAAAAAGAAGTTCCAGGTAGACCCACTTTATACGGTACCACAAACGAATTTTTATTACATTTTGGTTTGAGTAAACTAACAGACCTTCCAACACCAGTGGAAGTCAAAGAACTCAAATTTGAAGATTTTACACCTGAGTCTATCATTGTAACCGATGAAACTGAAATGAATCCTGATTTTGATTTGGATTCGTTACCAGAAGAATTAAAAGAAGAGAATCCAAATGAGTAA
- a CDS encoding segregation and condensation protein A, with protein MSQTPEFIVRWQNQDGGLTEGPLTVLWSLIDSYKVDIFEVSLSRITSDFIQFLRTSQSLSIELTSEFAVMASHLVYLKSKALLPDPGFEEEDYDPPLPKELVDKLLEHKKFQMAGQRLAELDRLTAGMFTRETNQVLDETENWLDVSLVDLISAFNSILEQESSNEAEEQIPIYEGVSQYSVEDKMAYLQNLLEKTGEIHFMDLFENDKPEKKEIVAAFLAVLEVVKIRVCKVIQHAVFGEIKIVKV; from the coding sequence ATGTCCCAAACCCCGGAGTTTATCGTCCGGTGGCAAAACCAGGACGGTGGATTGACTGAAGGACCTTTGACGGTTTTATGGTCTCTGATTGATAGTTATAAGGTGGATATCTTTGAAGTCTCCCTTTCGCGTATCACATCTGATTTCATTCAATTTTTGAGAACGAGTCAATCCTTGTCCATTGAGCTCACTTCCGAGTTTGCTGTGATGGCATCCCATTTGGTATACCTGAAATCCAAAGCTCTACTTCCAGACCCTGGTTTTGAAGAAGAAGACTATGACCCACCCCTTCCTAAGGAACTTGTGGACAAACTTTTGGAACACAAAAAATTCCAAATGGCGGGACAACGATTAGCAGAATTGGACAGATTGACCGCAGGTATGTTCACGCGGGAAACAAACCAAGTTTTGGATGAGACCGAAAATTGGTTGGATGTGAGTCTTGTTGATCTCATTTCTGCCTTCAATTCTATCTTGGAACAAGAAAGTTCCAATGAAGCCGAAGAACAAATACCAATTTACGAAGGGGTATCCCAATATTCGGTCGAAGACAAAATGGCATACCTGCAAAATCTCCTTGAAAAAACTGGCGAAATTCACTTCATGGATTTGTTTGAAAATGACAAACCAGAAAAAAAAGAAATCGTCGCAGCCTTCCTTGCTGTATTAGAAGTTGTTAAAATCCGAGTTTGCAAAGTGATCCAACATGCAGTTTTCGGAGAAATCAAAATAGTCAAGGTTTAG
- a CDS encoding response regulator yields the protein MARILVVDDAKFMRTLVKDALVGAGHEIVGEAENGNIAVEQYKNLKPDLVTMDITMREKDGIEATKEIIKFDASAKIIMVTALGQEDLLAKAIKMGVKDFVVKPFPPERLQQAAAKALGL from the coding sequence ATGGCAAGAATTTTGGTTGTAGATGATGCAAAATTCATGAGAACGCTCGTTAAAGATGCGTTAGTTGGAGCAGGTCACGAAATCGTTGGTGAAGCAGAAAATGGTAACATTGCGGTTGAGCAGTATAAAAATCTCAAGCCGGACTTAGTCACCATGGACATTACCATGCGCGAAAAGGATGGGATTGAAGCAACAAAAGAGATTATCAAATTTGATGCTTCTGCTAAAATCATTATGGTTACGGCACTTGGACAAGAAGACCTTTTAGCAAAGGCAATCAAAATGGGTGTGAAGGATTTTGTTGTGAAACCTTTCCCTCCTGAAAGATTGCAACAAGCTGCCGCAAAAGCATTAGGTTTATAA
- a CDS encoding protein-glutamate methylesterase/protein-glutamine glutaminase, giving the protein MNKKPTVVIIDDSLLVRNILSDALTKKEEVSVIATGKTGMDCIDLAEKLKPDFIVLDIEMPIMDGLTALAEIKKKKLPSHVIMLSVLTQHGADATFKALELGAVDFIPKPSSGNQFSPEDIAAVLSLKIKGFSDSKLVSPEPISRPERTERQLNKSFQKPIQVDAIGIGTSTGGPKALQTVFAGIPADFAKPIFVVQHMPAGFTKAFADRLNSLSKIHVKEAEQGDLVQAGTAYIAPGDYQMKVVSKGKDRFIELTHSEQVNGHRPSIEVLFDSLVETYGGDHLLSMIMTGMGKDGSHAISNIHAKGGITLAQNEATSVVYGMNRVAVELGGIDFVLPVDELVPKMIELLKSRGN; this is encoded by the coding sequence ATGAACAAAAAACCGACCGTTGTGATCATTGATGACTCACTTCTTGTGAGAAATATTTTAAGTGATGCGCTCACTAAAAAAGAGGAAGTTTCTGTGATTGCCACTGGCAAAACAGGGATGGACTGCATCGATCTTGCTGAGAAGTTAAAACCAGATTTTATCGTTTTGGACATCGAGATGCCCATCATGGATGGATTAACGGCTCTCGCTGAAATCAAAAAGAAAAAACTTCCGAGCCATGTGATCATGTTGTCGGTTCTTACGCAACATGGTGCCGATGCTACCTTTAAGGCACTGGAACTCGGAGCAGTTGATTTTATCCCAAAACCTTCGAGTGGAAATCAGTTTTCGCCAGAAGACATAGCAGCTGTTTTATCTCTCAAAATCAAAGGGTTTTCGGATTCAAAACTTGTTAGTCCGGAGCCCATTTCCCGCCCTGAACGGACCGAACGGCAATTAAATAAAAGTTTTCAAAAACCGATCCAAGTAGATGCTATCGGAATTGGAACCTCCACGGGGGGACCAAAAGCGTTACAAACCGTTTTTGCAGGAATTCCAGCTGATTTTGCAAAGCCCATTTTTGTTGTGCAACATATGCCAGCAGGATTTACAAAAGCTTTTGCAGACAGGTTAAATTCTTTGTCTAAAATACATGTGAAAGAAGCAGAACAGGGTGATTTGGTGCAAGCAGGAACCGCTTACATTGCCCCTGGTGACTACCAAATGAAGGTAGTTTCAAAAGGAAAAGATCGTTTCATAGAGCTTACACATTCAGAACAAGTGAATGGACATAGACCTTCCATTGAAGTATTATTTGATAGTTTGGTGGAAACATATGGAGGCGATCATTTATTATCCATGATCATGACAGGTATGGGTAAAGATGGATCACATGCCATTTCCAACATACACGCGAAAGGTGGTATTACTTTGGCGCAGAATGAAGCAACTTCTGTTGTGTATGGAATGAACCGTGTGGCTGTAGAACTTGGGGGAATTGATTTTGTTCTCCCAGTGGACGAATTAGTACCAAAAATGATTGAATTATTAAAGTCGAGAGGGAATTAA